GGGTCAGAAAAGATTTTTGCTAACTGCAAAAGAAGCTAAGAATTAAGGTGAAGAATTAGGTGTGAacccatcaggaaccatttagtcttcAGCACCATCTTtgtccagaactgcaacctacctggagtctccagaagtgcaatgtgtcaggttctcagagactcaGGTTAGATAAAGAATCTTAAAATATGACCCTCATTTAATAAGAATATCATGCTGAATATGCTTTATAGACAGATCAGTTGAGAAGgactttcaaaaaaaatttttccagaatctggcagtaagttttgggagttcatttttagtccatctctgcaagacagactttCCAGGATAGGAGATAGACTAAAAATGtactcccaaaacttactgccagattctggaagataaaTTCTTGAAAGAGTGGTAAAGGATGCTGGTCATTCAAGGGTCATTCTCAACTTATTTGTCTATAAAACCTATAAGCATcttcatgtatttcacaacacggatgttattcttattaagcaggaatatattttttagcatttttttacccaagcaaagtctctgagaacctgacacattgcacttctggagacttaAGTttggttgcagttctggaaaacggtgacAATGGACACTAAAAGGTTCCTAAtgatggtttcacacctaattctTCACCTTAATCCCTAATTGTTTTGTGGCTTTtcttctccacctgttttttttttctgaccatGCTGACCCAACGAGCATTTCGCtgtccaatggtcatgccttaactttgcaaattctagtaTTCTAGCAtgtgcatttaataattttagaCTTTTCATTCTattttaaatctcttttttttagcttattttatttgtaaaagaaAACGTGCCTAATAAGTATGCACACCTGAATAATAATACAACttagtttttcacttccagccttcatggacaattatatataatttataaataaatacaaaattaatagtagtcatttagattgatgtggtttggaattggtcaaatgttcttggaaaaaaacaacaactgagtATTAGTGTGTCTAATAATTATGCATTCACTAATGGGAGGAGCTTGAACAATTAGCTCCGCCTCTATAGACCTAATGGGCGGAGTTATGTTTAGCCATAGGCTGCAGTGAGCAGCCTCTCTTTTTAAATCCGTTTTGGTTCCAGACTGCTGTAAATCTGCTGTTTATCAGACTGTGAGTACATTTATTTCATCATATATCGGGAGAAATGTATATCTGACAAGATGTATGTATATATGCGTTGAGCTCGAACAGTGTACGATTCCCAGTAGAATGAGTCCTTAGAGtcgattcattttagtgaatcaaaaacaattACTGAAATAATCTGACTCTTATTTTAAATCCTAATCAATGACTTTCCTCGTGTCCCACTAAAAGTTAACCAACTTTTCGACTAGTTGTTTACCAGACAATGtataaagatggatttgtttctaaaTTACTGTTTGAGCCAAAAACGTAATTAAGAGCTTTGTTTATCATTGGAAATTGAGGCAAGTTTGAGAAGGAATGCTTTTATCTTGGGAGTGAAACTAAATGAATGACAATAATTAGTGTATCTGCATCCATATGCCGAATAAATTCATtttgttatatttgtatttaaacatGGTGATCAGTATCttcagctggagtttgtttttaaGTCTTAATTTAACATTCGGATAATTTCAATTTAACATTCGGATAATTTCATGTAGTATAGAAAcattagcaatagccaaaaatacattgtttgggtcaaaaagATTgattttatgccagaaatcattaggttattaagtagatcaagatccatgaagatattttgtcaatttcttaccgtaaatatatcaaaacctaatttttgattagtaatatgcattgctaagaacttagttTTAACATCTttacaggtgattttctcaatattttgatttttttgcactctagttgtatctcagccaaatatggtcctatcctaacacaccatacatcaatagaaagcttatttatttagacagatatataaatctcaatactTATGACAcgtatgaatggttttgtggtccaaggacACATTTAGGGTGCAGAGCTCAGAGATGCACATGTGCTGGAATTTTCTGGTTACAGAATCTTATTTCAAAATCTgaaaattagttaaaaaaaaaaaaaaaaaattttttgttgaTCAGGATCAATGACCCAAGGGTCACATCTGGGCAGGAAATGGTAAATTATTCTCATCAGTGACCAGACTCTGAGGGGGAAACGCGTCATTGAGCCATAGAAacagaattataaaaaaaaaaaaaagtgaccgctgaaagggggaaaaaaaacacagaatcacAAGATAAATCATAAGTGGTTTATAGATGTTGTGAGTGAAATTTTAGTCAAATGTGGTGAGAGGGGGAAAGAAGTAAGCAAGGACAGAAGTTTGGCAAGGTAGTGTGCTTTGCTTTTTCTTTTTAGTTGTCACCATATTAGtgagttttattgttttgttgcatggCATATGTTTTAGTGAGGGTTCATTAACTTTGGTTTTAAGTGGAGATCAGACAAACCTTACAATTTGTGTTTGCATCTCATGAGAGAGTTGAGTGTGGTTTTTATAACCACACTCCAGGCATAAGGGATACTTTTTGGAAATTaggatttatatatcatctgaaagctgaattgaAAGGCTAAATAAGcatccgttgatgtatggtttgttaggataggacaaaattttaattgagatgcaactatttgaaaaactggaatctgaggatgcacaaataaatttaaatagtgagaaaattgcatttaaagttgacttaattaagttcttagcaatgcatgttactaatcaaagatTCATTTTTGAAATATACAGTAGgatatgtacaaaatatcttcatggaacatgatctttaataatatcctaatgattttttggcataaaagaaaaataatttttagccacagatgtgtttttagttattgttacaaatatatgtAACGTAAGACTGCTTGATAATTTCTGCTCAGAACTTTCTATCTCATTCTCCATCATACTTTAAGCAGATTTCTGTGGTCTCAATGCTCAGAATAATTTGCACAAGGAACGTTAAATTTTTGTTTAACATGGTTTATGATATTACGCTGAATGTAATGTTTATCAGCTGTGCAtagattcattttatttattgggATGTATTTGTATCAGACTTTATGTTAGTGTATTGAGCTGAACCATTGTCCAATTCCTAAAAATGAATCTTAAAAGTCAGAAACAAATCAAAACCATCAGCCATAGTGATTACAGAATCAAATTTGCTCTAATTGcctttttagaaataaaaaggaTCAAAAAGTGTGTTTAGTTTAATGACATAAAATGGTTTAACATTGCTCAGCACTACAATTTtcaatttatgttaaaaacataatgAAAGAAGATGAAATTGGTTATGACGGCTTAATGAAATGCATGCGTCCTGTTAACAGTGAAATattaaagtgttaaaaaaaatattaggctaaatAACATTCAAGATCATCTATGTTTttactttatatgtgaccctggattacCCTGGACCctggtcataagggtcaattttatccATCAtctgaagtcaaaattgtgagatataaactcccagttgcaaattataaagtcagaatggcttgatataaagttgcaattctgacttttttccctcagaattgcatgattattaaaatgtattaaaagttcatagttcacaattgcatgttataaagtcaaaattctgagaaataaatttgcaattctgagactcAATCATCTattgaatgaataagctttccattgatgtatggtttgttagaataggaaaatatttggtcgagataactatttgaaaatctagaatctgagggtgcaaaaaaaaaaaaaaaaatattgagaaaattgcctttaaagttgtcagaatgtagtttttagcaatgcatattactaatcaaaaatatgttttgacatatttatgttaggaaatttacaaaatatctttatggaacattattttaatatcctagtgatttggtataaaagaaaataataataataataatgaggcCTTTTTAATTTAATCTACGTGAATTTTTTGTCTATAGTAGTTCATGAAATGACTCTAAATGTAATGTTTATCATCTGTGCatacattcattttatttatttggatgTATTTATATCTGTTTCTGTTTCAACCATTGTCCAATTCCCAGAAATGACTCTTGAAagtcaaaaacaaatcaaaaccaatCAGCCATAGTGGTTACAGAAACAAATTTGCTCTAATTGCCTTTTTAGAACTGAAAAggataaaaaaaatgtgtgtttagTTTCATGACATAATGCTCAcataaaatggtttaaaatgtattaaaagttcatagtttacaattgcatgttataaagtcaaaattctgagaaataaatttgcaattctgagactcTATCATCTATTGAATGAATAAgggttccattgatgtatggtttgttagaaaagaaaaatatttggttgagataaaactatttgaaaatctgagggtgcaaaaaaaaactaaatattgagaaaattgcctttaaagttttcagaatgtagtttttagcaatgcatattactaatcaaaaaatatgttttgacatatttacattaggaaatttacaaaacatcttcatggaacatgatcttaatatccttttggtataaaagaaaaaataataataaaaattaggcCTTTTATAATTTCAgctatgtgattttttttttttttgtctatagtGGTTCATGAAATGACTCTAAATGTAATGTTTATCATCTGTGCatacattaattttatttatttggatgTATTTATATGCTTCTGTTTCAACCATTGCCCAATTCCCAAAATGACTCTTAAAAGTCAGAAACAAATCAAAACCAATCAGCCATATTACAGAATCGAATTTGCTCTAATTGTCTCTCATTTTTACACATTCACATGTCTAATTACTGCAATCAACTCAGTTATGGATTAATTTAAATGACCGTGTTGTCAAAACAATTAAAGCTCATTAATTGAGAGTGATTGTAAGTGTTTGAGCATCTGCTAAATGAGCTCCATTGACACCTTCAGTGAAGCCACTCCCACAGCCGTTCATGAGAGTTTAAATGCTGGGGAATATTTCTATCTTCCCACAGCTGAAGAAGAAGCAAGCAGGAGGAATTACTCCAGGAGAAACAACTGACATACTattggaaagatggagtttgaggAAGAACCCTGCAGAATGACAGATGAAGATacagaggaacaaacaggttggtgtttcCCTTCATTCTCTTATATGACTGATGAGGAACATTGAGATGAAGCTGACATTAATGCATCTAAAAAACTAGATTCTAGATAAACTTTATTTAATgtgttttcaatttaatttcatattcaCGCAGATGAAGATGTAAACACATTCGTTTCACAGACTAAAAAGGATGTCAGGGGAAAAAAAGCTAGAAAAACTGGAGTCAAAGGACCTTTCACCTGCTCTGATTGTGGAAAGAGTTACTCGCGTAAACCAgatcttaacagacacatgagatttcacactggagaagGACTGTTCacatgcactcagtgtggaaaagaTTTCACAGAAAAAGGAAAGCTGGATgtacacatgagagttcacaccggagaAAGACCGTTCACATGCACTCAGTGTGGACAGAGCTACATACATAAACCagaccttaacagacacatgaaaattcacaccggagagaagccgtgTACATGCacgcagtgtggaaagagtttcgtcGACTCCCGAGGCTTAAAATCGCACATGCAAAGTCACGCTGGAGAAAAACCGTTCacatgcactcagtgtggaaagagtttttcaagcAAAAGCTTTCTCAAAAATCATCTGCTCGCTCACACCGGAGTGAAATCATTCAGCTGTGATCAGTGTGATAAGAAGTTTGTTTTGGCAGCATATTTAACAAGACACCTTAAAGTTCACACTGGGGTGAGGCCTCACGTTTGTTCTTTTTGTGACAGGAGTCATATAAGTCTGCAAAAGTTAAAAGAGCATGAGCGCACTCATACTGGTGTCAGACCTTATGCGTGTCTTGATTGTGGAAAGAGCTACATTAGAGCAGATGGTTTAAAAACACaccagaggattcacactggagagaaaccatacaTGTGCTTACAGTGTGGAAAGCGTTTCACTCACTTCTCATCCCAGCAAAGTCATGagcgagttcatactggagaaaaGCCGTACCAGTGCTCTTCATGTGGGAAGAGTTTCGCTTACTCGCATAGCCTGCGTGCTCATATTAGAAAAAAGCGTTGCCCAAAGCTGCCTAAGTGAGAAATGTTTCACCTTTTATTAATCAGTCAGGTTTGGCTTAGTGGTTTATTAATGATGTCTTTTAGTGTGTATACACCTTCTTAAATGTATTGAGATTGCATGTATTGAAATAAAAAGGATCAAAAATTGTGCGACTCGTTTGATGACATATAGCTCAcataaaatggttttaaattgtatttaattactCAGCATTGCAATTTTCaatttatgtttaaaacattaaaataagatGAAATTGGTTATGAAGGCGAGATGAGTCTAATTCAGCAGTTATACTAGTCTATCTGCTAtccagtggtaaaaaaaaaatattaggctaaatGACATTCAATATCATCTATGCTTtaactttatatgtgaccctggactacaaaaccagtcataagggtcaattgtatacatcagctgaagtcaaaagtgagagatataaactcacaattgcaaagtcagaattgcttgacaaTGACATAAAGTGCAGGTACTCCTAAAATACACTTGGTGTTTAATATGATTTGTGTAAGAAAtgatacaaaaatgttttaatgcattttctgttattttatttttctttatttc
The genomic region above belongs to Garra rufa chromosome 19, GarRuf1.0, whole genome shotgun sequence and contains:
- the LOC141292327 gene encoding uncharacterized protein; its protein translation is MEFEEEPCRMTDEDTEEQTDEDVNTFVSQTKKDVRGKKARKTGVKGPFTCSDCGKSYSRKPDLNRHMRFHTGEGLFTCTQCGKDFTEKGKLDVHMRVHTGERPFTCTQCGQSYIHKPDLNRHMKIHTGEKPCTCTQCGKSFVDSRGLKSHMQSHAGEKPFTCTQCGKSFSSKSFLKNHLLAHTGVKSFSCDQCDKKFVLAAYLTRHLKVHTGVRPHVCSFCDRSHISLQKLKEHERTHTGVRPYACLDCGKSYIRADGLKTHQRIHTGEKPYMCLQCGKRFTHFSSQQSHERVHTGEKPYQCSSCGKSFAYSHSLRAHQRIHTGEKPFKCSHCGKSFSHSPTLKEHERIHTGEKPYQCSSCGKSFARSSNLQRHIRFHTGERPYTCTQCGKSFTVKEELTKHIRIHTGERPFPCTKCGKSFKSRSSFTQPYSLQVHQIIHTGVRPYVCSDCGKTFITYSDVKKHERIHTGEKPYQCSHCDKSFTDSSTLRTHERSHTGEKPHQCSSCGKGFTRSYTLIKHTIMHCPQLSKPHSDSPLSSK